TGTGCGGGCGGTGCGGGGACCAGAAGGCGGCCGTCCTCCCGGACGGCAACGTGTCGGTGTGCGAGATGGGCAGGTTCCTAACCGCGGGCAGCGTCAAGGACGCGAGCCTGGCATCAGTGCTGGCCAGCGACCGGTGGGCCCAGGTGACAGCGAGCATTCCGCGCCGTGCCAGCGCGGCCCTCTGCCCTCCCGACTGCGCGCCGAACGACGACAGCTCGTGCGGACCGGACAACTCCGGCCCCTGCGGCCCGGCCGACGACGGCTGACACGAACGAGCAAGCGGACCACGGAAAGGACTGCAGGGACTTGGACCTGGACTGGGAGCCTCACGCACGCCGTCTTGCCGACGGGCATCTCCGGCCGGAGTCACCGTGGTGGCAGCCAATCACCTCCACCCCCCGGCACCTGTTCGTGCCGAACTGGTGGGAGCGAGACACCCACGGCCGGGTGGCCCGCAACGGCCCCGACGACCCCGAAGCCTGGCTCAAGGCCGCCTACCGCAATCAGACCCTCGTGACCCGGATCGGCACCGACCACGCCGATCACGTCGAGCCGGGCACCGTTGTCCCGTACGGCAGGTGGCCGACCTCGTCCTCGACCCTGCCTACCCTGATCGCCACCATGTACCGGCACGCGATGCTCGGTGACGGCTCCCGCACCCTGGTGACCACCGGCACCGGATACGGCACCGCCCTGGCCTGCCGACGCCTGGGCGACGAACTCGTGACAAGCGTGGACGTCGACCCCTACCTGGTGGAAGCCGCGACCGACCGGCTGGCCGTCATCGGCCTGCACCCGCACACCGCCGTCTGCGACATCACCGAAACGCTGCCTGGCGGCGTCGACCGCATCGTGTCCACCGTCTCCGTCCGGCCCGTTCCCTCGTCGTGGCTACGAGCGCTGCGCCCCGGCGGCCGACTGGTCACCACCATTACCGGCACCGCGATGATCCTCGTCGCCGACAAGACGCAGGACGGCGGCGCCCGCGGCTTCATCGCCTCCGACCAGGCCACGTTCATGCGCACCCGCCACGGCGACGACTACGACGACGCCTCGCCGGCCGCCGAGGTGTGGCAGGCCGCGGACGAGGACGGGGAGACGGTGTCCACCAGCCGCTACCCGCTCACCCACGTCCCCGACTCCTGGGCCGTGCGCGCCACCCTGGAGCTGGAGGAGCCCGGCATCGAGCACCGCACCGAGCAGCACGAGGGCGGCGGGCGCACCGTGTGGCTGGCCCATCCCGACGGCTCCTGGGCCCGCGCCAGCACCAAGAAGTCGCGTGAGCTGCCGCTGGTCCACCAAGGCGGGCCCCGCCGCCTGTGGGACCTGCTGACAGACGTCCTGGACCGCCTCATCATCGGTGGGGAGCTCCCCGTGAACGGAGCCCGGGTCACCATCACCCCGGACGGGGAAACCACGCTCTCCCGCGGCCGGTGGGCAGTCAGGCTGTAGGGACCTGGCTGGCCACCAACCACTGATTGCGGAGTGTGCGCCGCGTATCACGCTGCCTCCCACGGTCTGGGCGCCGCACACGGCGAGCCCTACCAGCACCTCCAACCCTGCCGTGCCGATCACCGCTCGCCGCCCACTGACGCTGCTCGTTGTCCCTCGACGCCCCCGCCCGACCGAGTCCGCCGCCTTCAGGGGAGAAGCCTCTGCCCCTGTGGCGCGGAGAAGCCGAGCCGAGGGCGGGGGCTACTGGTGCGCCTGTGTGTCCGCGTCGGTGTCCTGCTCGACGCCGAGGGCTTTCGCGACCGTGTCGAAGACCTCGGGGGAGACGGGCAGCCCGGAGACGCTGGACGGCCAGTCGAGATCGACGATGACCGGACGGTACCGGTCGTTGCTGGGCAGGTCGACCAGCAGAGGCCGCCTCCCAGCCTCTTCGGCGAGGAGCCGGGCGAGGTGACCCGGGTCCGTACTGGTCTTGCCCTTGCCCCCGGGCTGGAGGTGCTTCTCGGCCAGGATTTGCCGCACCATGGTCTCCAGGTCCCGGGCTCCTCCAGCGGGCGGAGCGGCCAGGGCGCGGGCCTGATCGGTGGTCATGCCGGTGGCAGCGACGAGGGCCTGGACGGTGTCCTCGGGCATGTCGTAGGCGAGGTCGTCCAGGCGGTCGGTGGCCGAGTCTCCGGGCTGCAGACCGAGGAGCTCCATGGCGCGATGCCGCTGGACGCCGACCGCGGTGGCGACTCGTTGGACGTACCCGTCCAGCCGCTCGGCGGGACGGGGCAGGGGAGCGCCGGAGATCCGTGCAGGCATGCCGTCCAGCGACCCGGAGCGGGCAGCGACGGCCTGACGGGCCTGGTCCAGGGTGATGCCGGGGTGGCTCCGCTTGTACGCGCGCACGGCGCGGTCCTGCTCCCGGTTGCGGCGATGGGTCATGACATCTCACGTCCTTGTTCGGCCTGCTGCCCCACACGCGCCGGCCGTCCAGGAGGAAGGCATGACGAACCGCTCGCGCGAGTCTCAGACGTCTGCGGTCCCCTGCGGCGGTGTGGGCGTCGAGGTGGTGGACCGGGCGCGGCGCGGTTGCCCTTTGATGCACCCGACATCGTAGTGCCCGCGACAGACACATCGAGGGCATCCGACGAGACTCGGCCGAGATCCGCGGCACTCATCCGGCCCGCGCGCCGCGGCCATCGCGTACCTATGCCCGACTTCCGCTACCCGTGACTCCCGACGAGTGCACAACCGCTCGGACAGCTCCGTCCTGCCCGTCACGTTGTGCCGCACACCCGCCCGGCGGCTGCGCGCGGCCCGACGCGTCGCCGGATTCGCCCAAGACGGTTCCGACCGACACCGTGCGGCCGGCCGGGCTCGGACTTTCAGCCGCAGCACCTGCGCACCGCCCGCTGCCCTCGGTAGTCTCGGTGGCGGAGATTTCGTCGGACTCCCCCTTTGGGACCCCGCTAGCGCGGGGATGCAGCCCGTTCCGACCGGGCTGACCGAGCGCGCCCCAATCCCGGCCGCGCTCATCCCGCCGCCGAAGGAGATCCCCTCGATGCCCATCCTTGACCATGTCCTCGTTGTGCCCGTCGACGAGGGCGGCGAGTTCGTCTTCGCGCACGCCCTCGACAGCGGGATCCGCGTCTGGACGCGAGGGCCGCTCCGCCGCGTTGACGAGCGTCCCCGGCTCCGCGGCGTCGCCGCCCCGCTGTACGGCGGGAGCATCAGCGACATGAGCGCCCTGCGGGATTTCGTGACCGACTTCGTCGGCCACGCCAGCGACGAGGCGGCCACAGTGCTGTCCCCGGGCCGCATCCGCGACACCCGGCCACTGGTCGCACGGACCCGCTCGGACAGCCTGTCCAGCCGCATCCACTTCTCGTACCGCGCGCTGTCGCCGATGGACACCATCGGAGCGTGGGACGGAGCCGCGCCCGAGCTGCTCATCAGCCGCGTGAGGGGGTTGGAGCGCACGGGCATCGGCTACTTCGCCACCGGACTGCCCGAGCTCCCCGCCGACGTCACCCCAGACGTCCTGCCCACCGCACTTCCCGCGGCCGTCATCAGCCCGGAGCGGGCCGAAGACCTCTCCGAGTACCTGCACGCGCCCGTCGGCCATGTCCTCCACCACCTGGGGCACGCTGCCCGACGGTGACTTCCAGGCTTCGGGTGTTGCGAGGCCCGCGACACCCCCCGGACGCCACCGGTCCGTGGGTGCTTCTGCCCGGTGAAGCACGCCGATGTCGTCCTGGAGCTCGCCCGCCGACTCCCCGGCCCGCAGGAGTGCCGCGCCCGGCAGCACTCCCCGGCCGGGCCCCGAGGGTGAGGGGCGCGCGGGGGTACGGATGTGCGCCCTGTCCGAGGAATGGGTCGAGCTCGTACCGTCGCAGTGCGGGCCGAAGGCCTCTTCGGGCAGGCCCGGGACAGAGGGCTGAGAGGGAGGCGGCGGGTGGAGCGCAGGACGGTGTTGGGCGCCGGGCTCGGCGCGGCAATGGTGTGGGCGAGCGCCACGACGCCGGCGCTGGTCGACGGACCTAGCCGGCGACTGGAGGACCAGGACCTGGCGGCCGCGCGGGCGCTGTTCACCGCGGGGGAGTACGACCGCCTGCACCAAGCACTCCCCGTGCTGCTGACCCGTGCTCGCGACAGCGAGGCGACCGGACCGGCGGGCGCCTCGCGTGCGGTCGGGGTATGGGCACTCGCGTCTCAACTCGCTGTCAAAAACGGTGCCTTGGAGACGGCGGTAGCGTTCGCGGCACAGGCCGGGGAGGCGGCCCGCCGCTCAGGGCGACCGGTGGCACTGGCGGCTGCGGCGCGCGCGGCCGCGACTCCGCTGCGCCGAACCGGCCGAGCCGGTCACGCCCTGCGGTTGCTGGAAGAGGCCTACGACCAACTGGGCGCCGCCGTGCGGCCGTCCCCGGGCGCCTTGAACGCGTCCGGCATGGTGGCGCTGACCGCCGCGTACACGGCCGCCCAGGCCCATATGCCCTCCGCCGCGGAAGAGTTCGCCGCTTGGGCGGAGGAGAGCACGGAACGCCTCGCCCGCGCATCCAGCCGCTCGCCGGCGGGCGGGGAGTTGTCCGCGGCGCAGTGCACGCTGTACCGGGTCGGAATCCACCGGGAGCTCGGCGACGTCGACAAGGCCCTCGCCTACGCAGCGCATCTGGACCCGGACGCGCTGCCCACGGCGGAACGCCGGGCCCGCGCGGCCACCGACACCGCTCGCGCGTGGTTGGCTGCCGGGAATGTGCCAGCAGCGTTCGAGCAGCTGCAGCGGGTGGAGCGGGCCGCGCCGCAGGAGGCTCGCCGACCCTCGGTACGCGCGCTGACGGCCCAGGTCGCCGCCGGTCGGCCGGATCTGCCCGGGGTGACCGCCTTCGCCCGCCGCACCGCCGCACCGTTGTCCGCCTGAGCGCCCCGCCCCGACGGAACCGCTGTGCCGGGCCCCTGCCGGAGGAGGCGAGGGGGACCTTGGCCCGGATGCCGACGAGGGCCGGGCTCGGGGCGCCGCCGGGTCGGGAATGATCGGGGGATGACCGATGACCTCTCCGATGGCCCGGCCCCCGAACCGGCGCCGCGTCCTCACGGCCAGGACGAGCTTCGCGCACTGGCAGCCCCGCGCCGACTCAGCGTGGACGACCACATGTTCAGCGCCCCCGGGGTGCCGGGGACGTTCCGGCTGCAGCTGTTCACCGCTCCCGGGGCGCGCCCGGTCGCGGTGGCGACCCAGATCGCCCTCGCAGAGGGGATGGGGCTGATGAACGGGGTGGAGAGGTTTGCGGGCGCGGTGTGGGAGCGGCACTGCCCCGTCGAGGACCAGCCGCCGGTGTGGGTGGAACGGCAGCTCTGGCCGGAGCGGTCACTCCAGGAGACCCGCTTTCGGCGCGTGGTGTTCGCCGGCGCCGACCGCTACCGGCCGCACGGCCCGAGCTGGTCGGCGATGACCGACGAGGAACTGCGGGATCTGGTCGGCGCTCCGGTCGCCACGGACCGCGGCACCGGCTACGTGCCGCGCGCCGCCGAGCCGGAACCGCAGCTGGTGTTCGAGGAGTTCGCGGTGGCCCGTCTCGCCCGGCCTCGTCCATTCCGCGAACCGGTCTGCATGCCGACGGGGGTGCCCTGGTGGCGGCGCTGGATGCGTCAGGTTCTGCCGGACCGCGGGGCCCGGTCGTGCTGCTGGTACCACGGCGGCGACTGGCACACGGTCAACGCGCTGGCGCTGCAGGTCCTCGAGCGGGCCCGCGCCCAGTCCGTGGACCCCGACGACATGGAGGAGTTCGCCACCGCCCACGCGGCCGCGGCTGGCGCCACTCAGTGGGAGAGCGAGGCGCTGGCCACCCTGTTCAGCATCGGGGACGCGATCCAGCCCGCCAGCGAGCCCGGCTACATCAACGGCCAGCACCGAGCCCAGGCCATGCTGGAGGCAGGTGTACGCCGGACCGTCGTCCTGCACCACGTCTACGACACGTAGCCCCGCACCGCCCGGCGTCCACCCGCACCGCCTTCGCGGGGAAGCCGCGCCGTGCCCAGGTCTGTGGCGACGGGCGGCAGCCGGTCGGAGGCGGCGTGCGGGGCGGCCCGGGGGCAGGGCCGGTTCACACCGGCCACGGAGTCGTCTCCGCCCCGGCCACTGCGCCCTGCCTGGCCGCGAGTGCTGTTCCGCGCCTGCGCCATCTGTGCACCGACGTCGATGACGCTAAAAGATTGACGCAAACCCCTTGATGGGGTAATCTATAAGAGTCAAGCGGGGTGATCGACCCGCAGGACGCCGGACAGTCAGGAGCGGCCGATTCGGGCTGTACGGCAGGTTCGCAGCTACCGGAGCTGGCCCTTGAAGAGATTCGAGGGCAGGGGTTCAACTCCCCTCGGATCGCGAAGTGCTGGACGCGCGCCCCTCCAGAGGCGACGCCCCCGTTGAGAGGGCGCGCACCAACGCAGCAGAACTAACCCGCTCGGTTGATCCCCGGTGCAGGTTGAAGGAGGGAAAGCGCGCCCTCTGGGACTCGTGGTGTCAGCAGCACGCCCCCGCGTGGGGGAGGAGCGGGAGCAGTACCCGCAGAGTTCACGACGTGCCAGCGGGAAGGTGATGCTTCCCCCGGCGGATCCGGTCCGCTGGCACGCGTCGCCCGAGGCTCCTGGGGAGGAGCCGACGGCGGCCCCGCCCCGGCCGGGGAAGGTGACGAGCAAGCCCTTCGCGGGCCCCACCTGATCCGATCCCCGGCCGACGGCGGGAAAACCACGCCCTCGTGGAGTAGTCCGGCTCAACTCACCCCACTCTCAATGGGGAGACCGCGGGTTCGAATCCCGCCGAGGGTACGCAGCAACGCAGCACGTTCACGCAGGCTCTTGTCGTCCATAGGTAGGGCACCGGGTTGTCGACCCGGGAAACGGGGTTCGAGTCCCCGCAGGAGCGCTCACCACTGCCCTCACCCCGGGAAGTGGTGGCCCCGGCCCTGCCGGGACAGGACATGCGACCCGTACGGATTCCCCATGCCGTGCACCGACTCGCTTCCCGTTCCGGCAGGCCGCCCGACGGAACACCCTGACAGGCCGGCCCGGAATCCCCCGCCCTTCCGG
The window above is part of the Streptomyces griseiscabiei genome. Proteins encoded here:
- a CDS encoding methyltransferase domain-containing protein, whose amino-acid sequence is MDWEPHARRLADGHLRPESPWWQPITSTPRHLFVPNWWERDTHGRVARNGPDDPEAWLKAAYRNQTLVTRIGTDHADHVEPGTVVPYGRWPTSSSTLPTLIATMYRHAMLGDGSRTLVTTGTGYGTALACRRLGDELVTSVDVDPYLVEAATDRLAVIGLHPHTAVCDITETLPGGVDRIVSTVSVRPVPSSWLRALRPGGRLVTTITGTAMILVADKTQDGGARGFIASDQATFMRTRHGDDYDDASPAAEVWQAADEDGETVSTSRYPLTHVPDSWAVRATLELEEPGIEHRTEQHEGGGRTVWLAHPDGSWARASTKKSRELPLVHQGGPRRLWDLLTDVLDRLIIGGELPVNGARVTITPDGETTLSRGRWAVRL
- a CDS encoding transcriptional regulator — translated: MERRTVLGAGLGAAMVWASATTPALVDGPSRRLEDQDLAAARALFTAGEYDRLHQALPVLLTRARDSEATGPAGASRAVGVWALASQLAVKNGALETAVAFAAQAGEAARRSGRPVALAAAARAAATPLRRTGRAGHALRLLEEAYDQLGAAVRPSPGALNASGMVALTAAYTAAQAHMPSAAEEFAAWAEESTERLARASSRSPAGGELSAAQCTLYRVGIHRELGDVDKALAYAAHLDPDALPTAERRARAATDTARAWLAAGNVPAAFEQLQRVERAAPQEARRPSVRALTAQVAAGRPDLPGVTAFARRTAAPLSA